One part of the Trypanosoma brucei brucei TREU927 chromosome 4, complete sequence genome encodes these proteins:
- a CDS encoding mitotic centromere-associated kinesin (MCAK), putative (similar to SP:Q922S8: Kinesin-like protein KIF2C (Mitotic centromere-associated kinesin)(MCAK). {Mus musculus}), whose protein sequence is MQDEQHEELPPSPSFETLDSLRQDNDNEAIQPPNAPSPILERRVASSDAFPPQLSSRHRCGEGSNAPSLLNLNRQLEDLSRDIQQLNARCRSDSMPNINKTPLRPQHLLPEKQLQLLKQRLPHLNSALSARGASTPSRTGRESSQRRQDALPTVSPSPPRSRCATSVTRPYQSKQETPCSSRVFPGRASERPIASPSSPSIAANMDSVTPAAVTEDPQADGKQCAIMRTRGGRIRVVVRKRPLPPDENSCDCVSMDPPNVKVAVRKQRVDLTEYADVNDFTFDDAFGEDKHNEHVFNSCCKELLETTLQGGSASCFAYGQTGSGKTHTMLGNSGERGLYILAAAAIFSSLEKDQEVYASLYEIYCNSLFDLLNNRSPVVVREDHNRRMQITGLTWHAVTSAEELQLLINSGADQRSTGSTTANERSSRSHAVLTIQVRDREDNRFCGTLNLVDLAGSERAADTATNDRQTRQEGAEINKSLLALKECIRALDEKKKHVPFRGSKLTEILRDSFIGNSRTVMIANISASSQNYEHTLNTLRYAFRVKGLSIVNFEPSRARNAPRPLKPIVPDVNPAQGVPLMSGVPSRTTPGRRRTASSNVTSHAAAGAAAPPAASHAKGYNSMVPVTTRRNVSSNNTPFNLRNNAGSPFRGGAQGNNVDSRADDEQVAEYVRRLTREKVMNILPQTKLNEAREQPSPKNDYSLQDESCSFSFNHELMKELEDRVVEEIKAELTKAIKDVLLKRDKTFLRLRREKALLMRANTELEKRMADCPHCKGQAIRPVQQQPN, encoded by the coding sequence ATGCAGGACGAACAGCATGAGGAATTGCCACCTAGCCCTTCATTCGAGACGCTAGATTCATTGAGGCAAGACAATGACAATGAAGCGATACAACCTCCCAATGCTCCGTCGCCAATTCTTGAGCGACGGGTGGCGTCATCTGACGCCTTTCCGCCTCAGTTGTCTTCGCGCCATCGCTGCGGTGAAGGGAGCAACGCCCCGTCCTTGTTGAATCTCAACCGGCAGCTCGAGGATTTGTCGCGTGATATCCAACAGCTCAACGCCCGTTGCAGGTCCGACTCCATGCCGAATATCAACAAGACACCCCTGAGGCCACAACATCTTCTTCCCGAAAAGCAACTTCAGTTGCTCAAGCAGCGGCTTCCGCACCTCAACAGTGCCTTGTCGGCGCGAGGCGCTTCGACGCCATCAAGAACAGGGCGAGAGTCATCGCAGCGCCGCCAAGACGCACTTCCCACAGTGTCACCCAGTCCCCCACGATCGCGCTGCGCCACATCAGTCACGCGCCCGTATCAAAGCAAACAAGAAACACCGTGCTCTTCTCGCGTTTTTCCCGGACGAGCCTCGGAACGGCCCATTGCATCTCCTTCTTCTCCATCAATTGCAGCAAACATGGATTCCGTCACCCCAGCAGCTGTTACCGAAGACCCGCAGGCGGACGGCAAGCAATGTGCGATAATGCGAACACGCGGCGGCCGCATACGCGTCGTTGTGCGTAAGCGGCCGTTGCCCCCGGATGAAAACAGTTGTGATTGTGTTTCTATGGACCCACCTAATGTGAAGGTTGCGGTGCGGAAGCAGCGTGTGGACCTTACGGAGTATGCGGATGTGAATGACTTTACCTTTGATGACGCTTTCGGTGAGGATAAACACAATGAACATGTGTTCAATTCGTGTTGTAAGGAACTCCTAGAGACAACATTGCAAGGTGGTAGTGCCTCATGTTTCGCATATGGCCAAACAGGAAGTGGCAAAACGCATACAATGCTTGGTAACAGCGGAGAGCGTGGCCTTTATATATTAGCCGCCGCCGCCATTTTCAGTTCATTAGAGAAGGATCAGGAGGTGTATGCCTCGCTCTATGAAATTTACTGTAACTCGCTGTTTGACTTGCTCAACAATCGCTCGCCCGTCGTGGTCCGTGAGGATCATAACCGTCGCATGCAGATAACCGGCCTTACGTGGCATGCCGTTACGTCGGCTGAGGAGCTTCAGCTGCTGATCAACAGTGGAGCTGACCAGCGGAGTACTGGAAGCACAACTGCTAATGAACGTTCCAGCCGTTCCCACGCAGTGCTCACCATTCAGGTTAGGGATCGCGAGGACAACAGGTTCTGTGGCACGCTGAACCTTGTGGATCTAGCAGGTAGCGAACGCGCGGCCGATACCGCCACTAATGATCGTCAGACACGGCAGGAAGGTGCGGAAATTAATAAATCATTACTCGCCCTCAAGGAGTGTATCCGTGCGCTagacgaaaagaagaagcatgTTCCCTTCCGTGGGTCGAAGTTGACGGAGATTCTACGGGACAGCTTCATTGGAAATAGTCGTACTGTTATGATTGCTAACATATCGGCATCGTCACAAAACTACGAGCACACCCTCAACACACTGCGATATGCCTTTCGCGTGAAAGGTTTGAGCATTGTCAATTTTGAGCCGAGCCGCGCCCGCAATGCACCACGGCCACTGAAACCAATTGTCCCAGACGTTAATCCTGCGCAGGGTGTCCCTTTGATGAGCGGTGTGCCGTCAAGAACAACACCAGGTCGAAGGAGAACAGCATCATCAAACGTTACCTCGCATGCTGCCGCGGGAGCTGCAGCTCCTCCAGCCGCTAGCCATGCCAAAGGATACAATTCTATGGTTCCTGTTACTACTAGACGCAATGTCTCGTCCAACAATACGCCCTTCAACTTGCGAAACAACGCTGGCAGTCCCTTCCGTGGCGGTGCGCAGGGGAACAACGTCGACTCAAGGGCCGACGATGAACAAGTCGCTGAGTACGTTCGACGACTCACACGAGAAAAGGTGATGAATATCCTCCCGCAGACGAAATTGAATGAAGCACGTGAACAGCCGTCCCCCAAGAACGACTACAGTCTGCAAGATGAAAGCTGCAGCTTTTCCTTTAACCATGAGTTGATGAAAGAACTAGAGGACCGTGTTGTGGAAGAGATCAAGGCTGAGTTGACGAAGGCCATCAAAGATGTTTTGCTGAAACGCGACAAGACATTTCTCAGGCTCCGCCGTGAGAAGGCGCTGTTAATGAGGGCAAATACGGAATTAGAGAAGCGTATGGCCGATTGTCCCCACTGTAAGGGGCAAGCAATTCGACcggtgcagcagcaaccgaaTTAA